Genomic segment of Canis lupus dingo isolate Sandy chromosome 9, ASM325472v2, whole genome shotgun sequence:
atcaacaaatgaataggttactttaaaaatattttcaaagactttatttgtcagatagagagagagagagcacaagccaggggagcagcaggcagagggaaaagccaactccccactgagcaaggagcccaatgcaggcctcgatcccaggaccccaggatcatgacctgagctgaaggcagacacttaaccaactgagcacccaggtgccccaaaagattttttaagtgggatatatacatatattgttcagccttaaaaaggaaggaattctgacatatgctatgAAAATGATGAATGTTGAAGACATTATATTAGTTGAGAGAAACCAgtagaaaaggacaaatactgaatATGAAGCATTTAAAGTAATCAAATTCAGCGACAGAAAGAAGAATGGTGGTggcccaggggttgggggagggcaaAATgggagttattgcttaatgggtacagagtttcagttttgcaagatgaaaaacgTTCTGTGGAtggattgtggtggtggttgcgCAATATGTGAACACGCTTAatgctactgaactgtacacatttaaaaatgcttaaaattgtgattgttgtgtatattttaccttttcaataaaacaaatgacattttttaaaagataacacaTACCTGCTATTGCTGGCAGAGTCTAAGAAGTGTACGTCAATCATACATTTGTGTTTGCTGCAGTAGTATTCCTGCAGCAAACACAAATAATCATACTCCTGGGATACATAAAGATTGTGAAGAGCCTCATTTCACTTTGGGTAACATTGTACCACCAAATCAGTTAACAAAAAATTCTTCTGTTTCCTGAGTCCTGTGGATTCCAGAAATGTATAGGAAGTACTGTAGGATGTATCACATTATGTACCTATTCAACTGATTTATTCATATCAGATTTATAGTTTGCTTTTTGTATTTCAAACCCAATAGGATGGTTTCATATTTCAAACAGTTTCAAGAGTTCCCTGAAACATATCAGGGCCCTAAGAGAGAAAACAGGCCTGGAGGCAGACCTAGAACCCAGACAGGTGTCCAATGGTCCAGCATCATCACCTCCCTAGCAGGGAATGGGACTGAGGCATGAGACTGGTAGAGACACTGAGTCAATGCTGCCTCAGTGATTTCTCTCCCCTCGTCTGTTTCTTCCAAATAGAATCCATGGTGGCGAAACAACAGCATGAACCCTTAATACAGCTGGAAGGTAAACGTATATGCTATATTATAGACTATGTTTAAAAGCAGCAGCTGCACAGATCTGCTGAAAGGCTTCAAAACACCTCATTTAtagggcaggggtagggggaagGTGGAGAGGGTCCTGAAGGTGGTAAATGTCCCAAAGGAGATCGGGATGGGCTGTTAGAGGGGACCTCTATTCCACCCAGCTGCCTCTAGAGTTGGCTCACTGGGGGCAGAGGTGCTCACTGATGCCTCCTGCAGGCATCAGATGCTTCCTCTTCTATCAGAAACAGTCATAGTCCTGTTACGGCCTTGCCGGGGTGTCCTCAGACGTAGAGCTCGCCCTCCCCAGGACTTTGGAGGAAAAGGATCTAGTCTTCCTTCCCAGTCCTGAAATGGCTCTTTCCCCCTGCAGCAGGCATTCACCGTCCCGCTGACTGCTGCCCCAATCTCACCCCACGAAAAATCCGATGTGAAAACATGCAAGATTTTTTCAAAACAAGCAGTGGGTGCTCCCGGCCAGGTATCATGTAAGTGCCAAGCTCACCAACCATGGGCTTGGGAGGGAAGACCTGATGGACGGATGTTTAGAAAAGTCCTACCCTCTAGATCCTGCCAGGTCATGGGAGGCTTGTGTCCTTAGTAGGATCCTGCAGGGCATCAGATAGGAGATTCTCCCAGTGAAAAGGGAAGTGGGGAATAGATGAAGAGAGCAGAAGAAAGGCTGCCCAAGGAAATGCCCATCAGTGGCTGAGGCAGGGTCTCAGAGAAGAAGTGCCCTAAGCCCCTGCAGcagagacaaaaaagaacagTCTGGTCCAAGTGAGAGATCCCAGGGCTAGGGAGGATGGGGCTTTCCATCCCCACTTGCTGAACACTCCTTTGTAATCTTTCTCTGTCTTGCTCCCCAGCTTCCGTACCAAGAAGGGGCGGCTTGTCTGTGCTAACCCCTATGATTTGGAAGTTCAGAACTGCATGAGGTCCCTGCTGATGTCAGGAAAAGAAGCCTTGCTTGAAGAGATGAGATACTAGGTGTCAGTCACCCCACCTCCACTTCTCTTGTCTCAACTACCTCCTGAGATTTTCTTGGCctgaattatctttcaaaaagtaACAATTACTGTTCTTTCTGTTCTGGTTATAAAAGCAATGCATTAATAAAGAGTATCTGATATAACTTTCCttaaactttaaaaggaaaaagacactaTACGTATTGCTGAAATTTGgattctgtggggtttttttctaagtgaaactgaattttttaaaagctaaaaacatTCAAACTCATTCAAACATAGACTGAAATGTACTTAACCCATTTAACAAGGGAACCATAAAACTGAGTCAAAGATCACCTGAGGAACAGAGATTTACATAGTTAATTGAGGATGGCATTCTGAAAtgttaaatcagaaaaaaatagattagtaTCCTATaggaaataaaactgtaattctggggattatctttttttttcttatttttttcttatttttttctttttttggtgggaagggcagagggagagggagagaatcttaagcagacttcaggcccagtgcagagcctgacataaggctgtttcatgaccctgagatcctgacctgagttgaaatcaataGTTAAACGCTTGATCAACTGAGCCACACTGGGGCCCTGAGGATTATCTTTTCTACTGGACAAAAATCATTTATATCTATGTCAGATAAAAATTTGCAAGTTAACATAATTTCACAAAGTCAGGGGCCCCTCAGTAGTAAGTAGAACACCACTGAAGAGGACATTCCCAGGAACCCTGGGGTGGGCATTTTGGACAATCTTCCAAATAATACCAGAGGATCTCCCTATAATCATCCTTCTGCcttatttctacattttggaTGTTTTCTCTCAACAGATATAACTTCCTCTTATTAAAGTTAAAgggttttaagaaaaacatttaaagttgGACTGAATatgggtggtgagattgagccctgcatgcggctccatgctcagcggggagtgtgcttaagtttctccctctccccctccccttcccctactgAGTAcgtgcatgtgctctctttctttcattctctctctctcaaataaataaatatttaaaataaagttggaGTGATTatcaattttacatttatatctattcaagcatatttgcatttataattaGTAAATTGTAGTCAATTTACAATTGACAGTCAAACTGTCTCAAAAT
This window contains:
- the LOC112656260 gene encoding C-C motif chemokine 23-like isoform X1, producing the protein MKIFIAALSFFLLATALGSQIQDLHESMVAKQQHEPLIQLEAGIHRPADCCPNLTPRKIRCENMQDFFKTSSGCSRPGIIFRTKKGRLVCANPYDLEVQNCMRSLLMSGKEALLEEMRY
- the LOC112656260 gene encoding C-C motif chemokine 23-like isoform X2; this translates as MKIFIAALSFFLLATALGSQIQDLHESMVAKQQHEPLIQLEGIHRPADCCPNLTPRKIRCENMQDFFKTSSGCSRPGIIFRTKKGRLVCANPYDLEVQNCMRSLLMSGKEALLEEMRY